A window of the Proteus terrae subsp. cibarius genome harbors these coding sequences:
- a CDS encoding RluA family pseudouridine synthase: protein MSTIIDTFIAPPCHDEIEILYQDEHLVLINKPTGLLSLSGKNPQNIDSVHYRLVKLFSGCTLVHRLDFGTSGLMVVARNKAVNTLLCQQFSQRSVTKIYHALLCGHLDDNEGIIDAPIAKDPALFPRMSICPINGKPARSRYHVIERFYQTLEDGTLLPLTRVQFVPETGRTHQLRIHSQFIRHPILGCDLYGGCDGGLIEGMERTKRTPRLMLHASELHFVHPISQAPIKAHCESPF from the coding sequence ATGTCTACGATTATCGATACTTTTATTGCTCCACCTTGCCATGATGAAATCGAGATCCTTTACCAAGACGAGCACTTAGTCCTTATCAATAAACCGACAGGATTATTGAGCTTATCAGGAAAAAATCCACAAAATATAGACTCCGTACATTATCGATTAGTGAAACTATTTTCGGGGTGCACTCTTGTGCATCGACTTGATTTTGGTACGTCTGGGTTGATGGTTGTGGCACGCAATAAAGCAGTCAATACCCTTTTGTGTCAGCAATTTAGCCAGCGCAGTGTAACCAAAATATACCATGCACTACTGTGTGGGCATTTGGATGATAATGAAGGCATAATCGATGCGCCAATTGCAAAAGATCCAGCTCTGTTCCCACGCATGTCAATTTGCCCGATTAATGGTAAGCCAGCACGCTCTCGTTATCACGTTATTGAGCGTTTTTATCAAACGTTAGAAGATGGAACGTTATTGCCTTTAACACGGGTGCAATTTGTACCTGAAACTGGAAGGACGCATCAACTTCGTATTCACAGCCAATTTATAAGGCATCCTATTTTAGGTTGTGATTTATATGGTGGGTGTGATGGAGGCTTAATTGAAGGAATGGAAAGAACTAAACGGACTCCGCGACTTATGCTTCATGCTAGTGAACTTCATTTTGTTCACCCCATTAGCCAAGCACCAATAAAAGCGCATTGCGAAAGCCCGTTTTAA
- a CDS encoding MurR/RpiR family transcriptional regulator, with amino-acid sequence MLDFLKNYDNLTISEKKVLKYLTDNITDIPYLNINDLVAKTFVSKTVIINLSQKLGFSGFKELKFQINNYILTRNKVEKTNAASYKKQLEKNIHKTFTLINEEQIQECAKTLRHSRNIFIVARGTSKAVGYYLEHLLFALGLHCFFINDYNLSDSFTRLVNEDDTVIFISLSGGTKKIIETAKIVQLKDANIISMTAFNTNELTTYATHALFCFADNHDTKKDDTKSRIGFFMLVDLLINELENLL; translated from the coding sequence ATGCTGGATTTTTTAAAAAATTATGACAATTTAACCATCAGCGAAAAGAAAGTATTAAAATATCTCACCGATAATATTACGGATATCCCGTATTTAAATATTAATGATTTAGTTGCCAAAACCTTTGTATCAAAAACGGTTATCATTAATTTATCGCAAAAGTTAGGGTTTAGTGGATTTAAAGAGCTTAAATTCCAAATTAATAATTATATTTTGACGAGAAATAAAGTCGAAAAAACTAATGCGGCGTCTTATAAAAAACAATTAGAAAAAAATATTCATAAAACATTTACTTTAATTAATGAAGAACAAATTCAGGAGTGCGCGAAGACTTTACGCCATTCTAGAAATATTTTTATTGTCGCAAGAGGTACGAGCAAAGCGGTAGGGTATTACCTTGAACATCTATTGTTTGCATTAGGTCTACATTGCTTTTTTATTAATGATTACAACTTATCTGATTCGTTTACACGCCTTGTTAATGAAGATGATACGGTTATCTTTATCTCACTTTCTGGTGGTACCAAGAAAATTATTGAGACAGCAAAAATTGTGCAGTTAAAAGATGCCAACATTATTAGCATGACAGCATTTAATACTAATGAATTAACCACTTATGCAACTCATGCTCTATTTTGTTTTGCTGATAATCATGATACTAAAAAAGATGATACCAAATCGCGTATTGGATTTTTTATGCTGGTGGATTTACTGATTAATGAGCTGGAAAATCTACTTTAA
- a CDS encoding DUF2543 family protein, which translates to MNNEIHFKYYDMVEEYSLESTDPVAEKEEDALALYFQLLLTRLMNNEEISEDAQQEMAKEAGIDKKRIDDIAMFLNRWGNE; encoded by the coding sequence ATGAACAATGAAATCCACTTTAAATATTATGATATGGTCGAAGAGTATTCACTGGAATCAACCGATCCTGTTGCTGAGAAAGAAGAAGATGCGCTTGCTCTCTATTTCCAGCTACTACTCACCAGATTAATGAATAACGAAGAAATTAGTGAGGACGCGCAGCAAGAAATGGCAAAAGAAGCGGGTATTGATAAAAAGCGCATTGATGATATCGCCATGTTTCTTAATCGCTGGGGTAACGAATAA